A DNA window from Limanda limanda chromosome 6, fLimLim1.1, whole genome shotgun sequence contains the following coding sequences:
- the sb:cb81 gene encoding mRNA decay activator protein ZFP36L1-like, with product MPSDFLSPFLELDEEFCKNFRGLEATDGPSAGSMQQRQQHTQRVLGFQRRHSLCPVTLPNSKFNHSSSSSSSSELPEPPAGWGLSVASSTPWSREGQLPRSTLSHIPFRVDRSVSMIEGHGGSSGVREDKLSNITSPSVLMPPPGFNLSSSSLSSPVARPSPPSPHISTRYKTELCRTFEESGTCKYGAKCQFAHGMDEMRGLSRHPKYKTEPCRTFHTVGFCPYGARCHFIHNADEMEDAPPQRQKLRHSVSFAGFSSRQSFQPVEESQPSSLLFTRASSVSPPPSSAGSPELLSPLFPEQGSLKPFPYSFSGLSDLPGDCGDSTLRFYAVNDSISSKCPSSNFTSKNPNLPYHLPQQLPQVTLSGLSGLQRCSSADSLSEEGYTSSCSLSSSSSGTESPSFEGRRLPIFSRLSVSDE from the exons ATGCCCTCCGACTTCCTATCACCGTTCCTGGAGCTGGATGAGGAGTTCTGCAAG AATTTCCGCGGCCTGGAGGCGACAGATGGACCATCTGCCGGCTCAATGCAGCAACGGCAGCAGCACACTCAAAGGGTCCTGGGCTTCCAGCGCCGCCATTCCCTCTGCCCGGTGACCCTCCCCAACTCCAAGttcaaccacagcagcagcagcagcagcagctcggagcTGCCGGAGCCGCCGGCCGGCTGGGGGCTCAGCGTGGCCTCCAGCACGCCGTGGAGCCGGGAGGGTCAGCTGCCGCGCTCCACCCTCAGCCACATCCCCTTCAGGGTGGACCGCTCCGTCAGCATGATCGAGGGCCACGGCGGCAGCTCGGGGGTCAGGGAGGACAAACTGTCTAACATCACGTCACCGAGCGTGCTGATGCCTCCACCGGGGTTcaacctcagcagcagctccctctcctcccctgtgGCCCGACCCAGCCCCCCCTCGCCTCACATCTCCACCCGCTACAAGACGGAACTCTGCCGCACCTTCGAGGAGAGCGGCACCTGCAAGTACGgcgccaagtgccagtttgctCACGGCATGGACGAGATGCGCGGCCTGAGCCGGCACCCCAAGTACAAGACGGAGCCGTGCCGCACCTTCCACACCGTCGGCTTCTGCCCGTACGGCGCCCGCTGCCACTTCATCCACAACGCAGACGAGATGGAGGACGCCCCCCCACAGAGGCAGAAGCTGCGGCACAGTGTCAGCTTCGCAGGCTTCTCCTCCAGACAGAGCTTCCAACCGGTGGAGGAGTCGCagccttcctccctcctcttcacccgagcctcctccgtctctcctcctccgtcctcggCAGGGAGTCCAgagctcctgtctcctctcttcccgGAGCAGGGATCCCTGAAGCCATTCCCCTACTCCTTCTCCGGCCTCAGCGACCTGCCGGGCGACTGCGGTGACTCCACCCTGCGCTTCTACGCCGTGAACGACTCCATCAGCTCCAAGTGTCCCAGCTCAAACTTCACCTCCAAGAACCCCAACCTGCCGTACCACCTCCCCCAGCAGCTGCCTCAGGTCACCCTGAGCGGCCTCTCCGGCCTCCAGCGCTGCTCCTCGGCCGACTCTCTCTCCGAGGAAGGctacacctcctcctgctccctcagctcctcctccagcggcACCGAGTCTCCGAGCTTCGAGGGCCGACGTCTGCCCATCTTCAGCCGCCTGTCTGTCTCAGACGagtag